The following coding sequences are from one Fusibacter sp. A1 window:
- a CDS encoding zinc ribbon domain-containing protein gives MEEYKFCQSCGFPMKKDPQGGGTEKDGSINKKYCYMCYKDGEFLTPPEVDTARKMQDFCITQMKESGMNGMVAWLATRSIPKLERWKK, from the coding sequence ATGGAAGAGTATAAATTCTGTCAAAGCTGCGGTTTTCCAATGAAAAAGGACCCGCAAGGAGGCGGCACTGAAAAAGACGGTTCGATCAACAAGAAGTATTGTTATATGTGCTACAAAGACGGTGAGTTTTTAACGCCGCCAGAAGTGGACACTGCGAGGAAAATGCAAGACTTTTGCATTACGCAGATGAAAGAATCTGGAATGAACGGTATGGTGGCATGGTTGGCGACTCGCAGTATACCGAAGCTTGAGAGGTGGAAGAAATAG
- a CDS encoding iron chaperone has protein sequence MKELKDYIDAIEIPEQRKRMIDVFNWIEKEFPMLDAAIKWNQPMFIHEGTFIIGFSMAMHHMSFTPEEALVTLFLDDIKKSGYDHTKGLVKVKWNQEVDLKLLRRMIEFNIEDKAGYKNFFRK, from the coding sequence GTGAAGGAGTTAAAAGACTATATTGACGCAATAGAGATTCCTGAGCAAAGAAAAAGAATGATTGATGTTTTCAACTGGATTGAAAAGGAATTTCCGATGCTTGATGCAGCTATTAAATGGAACCAACCCATGTTTATTCATGAGGGTACCTTTATCATAGGTTTTAGCATGGCCATGCATCATATGTCATTTACTCCTGAAGAAGCTCTCGTGACTTTGTTTTTGGATGATATCAAAAAATCAGGATATGATCATACAAAGGGCCTTGTAAAGGTGAAGTGGAATCAGGAAGTGGATTTGAAATTGCTGCGAAGAATGATTGAGTTCAATATTGAGGATAAGGCAGGGTACAAGAACTTTTTTAGAAAGTAG